The genomic interval TCATCGTCAAGCCGCGCTTCGAGGACGCCTCCCTGGGCATCTCCAACGAGAGCGTCGTGGACAACGAGCGCGAGCTGAAAAACCGCATCGACTACGTGCATCGCACCTATCGTCAGGGCGCGCTGGTCGAGGAGTTCATCGAGGGGCGCGAAATCAACGCCGCAGTCATCGGCAATGGTCCTCACGAGGTGCTGCCGCTCTCGGAAATCCGCTTTCACTCCGATCTGGTGCGTCCCATCGTCAGCTACGAGGGCAAGTGGCTGGAGCAGTCCCAGGGCTATCAGGGCACCCAGCCGGTCTGTCCGGCGCCCCTCAAGGGGCGCGACGCCATCCTGGTGCGCGATGTGGCCCTGCGCGCCTACAAGATCATGGAATGCCGCGACTACGCCCGCGTCGACATCCGCCTGCGCGACGGCGTGCCCTACATTCTCGAAGTCAACGCCAATCCCGACATCTCGCCCGAGGCGGGCCTGGCGCGCTGCGCCGGGGTGGCGGGGCATACCT from Geoalkalibacter sp. carries:
- a CDS encoding D-alanine--D-alanine ligase family protein — its product is MKVAVCFNRVPPQLIHGEPLDRISEEGAEGEAQAVAAALRELGHAPHLVALGEDIAPFIAELRAAAPDLAFNLCEGFWGQSRKEMHVAALLDLLGLAFTGAAPLCLGLTQDKARTKDLLTRHQLPTPKYLLVKLGEQYPRVRDLAYPLIVKPRFEDASLGISNESVVDNERELKNRIDYVHRTYRQGALVEEFIEGREINAAVIGNGPHEVLPLSEIRFHSDLVRPIVSYEGKWLEQSQGYQGTQPVCPAPLKGRDAILVRDVALRAYKIMECRDYARVDIRLRDGVPYILEVNANPDISPEAGLARCAGVAGHTYPQLIRRVLEMAAQRREAARA